A region of Rhizorhabdus wittichii RW1 DNA encodes the following proteins:
- a CDS encoding DEAD/DEAH box helicase domain protein (PFAM: helicase domain protein; DEAD/DEAH box helicase domain protein~SMART: DEAD-like helicases-like) produces the protein MSFADLGLSDELLRAVSEAGYSEPTPIQAQAIPPVLMMKDLIGIAQTGTGKTASFVLPMIDILAHGRSRARMPRSLILEPTRELAAQVAENFEKYGKYHKLTMALLIGGVNMGDQVAALEKGVDVLIATPGRLMDLFGRGKILLTGCSLLVIDEADRMLDMGFIPDIEEICTKLPAQRQTLLFSATMPAPIKKLADKFLSNPKQIEVSRPASTNLAIDQSLVETSSRAKRETLRGLLNGGDVSTAIIFSNRKTTVRDLAQSLGRYGFRAGQIHGDMEQPERLRELDRFKGGEINILVASDVAARGLDIKGVSHVINFDVPWHPDDYVHRVGRTGRGGATGTAITLVTPEDAEAIEAIEKLTGNKIARRGKPAGAIEEAAPETAEPRREKRERGGRREKKAEVPAPREAKREERDRRPRRDDRRRDPIDDEPDDGWNGPVPGFLSVSLG, from the coding sequence ATGTCCTTTGCCGATCTCGGCCTTTCTGACGAACTCCTCCGTGCGGTCTCGGAGGCCGGCTATAGCGAGCCGACCCCGATCCAGGCGCAGGCGATCCCTCCCGTCCTGATGATGAAGGACCTGATCGGCATCGCCCAGACGGGGACGGGCAAGACCGCCAGCTTCGTGCTGCCGATGATCGACATCCTCGCGCATGGCCGCAGCCGCGCGCGCATGCCGCGCTCGCTGATCCTGGAGCCGACCCGCGAACTCGCCGCGCAGGTGGCCGAGAATTTTGAGAAATATGGTAAATATCATAAACTTACCATGGCTCTCCTGATTGGTGGTGTGAACATGGGCGATCAGGTCGCCGCGCTCGAGAAGGGCGTCGACGTGCTGATCGCGACCCCGGGCCGCCTGATGGACCTGTTCGGCCGCGGCAAGATCCTGCTGACCGGGTGCAGCCTGCTCGTCATCGACGAGGCGGACCGGATGCTCGACATGGGCTTCATCCCCGACATCGAGGAGATCTGCACCAAGCTGCCCGCGCAGCGGCAGACGCTGCTCTTCTCGGCGACGATGCCCGCGCCGATCAAGAAGCTGGCCGACAAATTCCTGTCGAACCCCAAGCAGATCGAGGTGTCGCGGCCGGCGAGCACCAACCTCGCCATCGACCAGTCGCTGGTCGAAACGTCGAGCCGGGCGAAGCGCGAGACGCTGCGCGGCCTGCTCAACGGCGGGGATGTGTCGACCGCGATCATCTTCTCGAACCGCAAGACCACGGTGCGCGACCTCGCCCAGAGCCTCGGCCGTTACGGCTTCAGGGCCGGGCAGATCCACGGCGACATGGAGCAGCCCGAGCGGCTGCGCGAGCTCGACCGCTTCAAGGGCGGGGAGATCAACATCCTCGTCGCCTCCGACGTCGCGGCGCGCGGGCTCGACATCAAGGGCGTCAGCCACGTCATCAACTTCGACGTGCCCTGGCACCCCGACGACTATGTCCACCGCGTCGGCCGCACCGGCCGCGGCGGCGCGACCGGCACCGCGATCACGCTGGTGACGCCCGAGGACGCCGAAGCGATCGAGGCGATCGAGAAGCTGACCGGCAACAAGATCGCCCGGCGCGGCAAGCCGGCCGGCGCGATCGAGGAGGCGGCCCCGGAAACGGCCGAGCCGCGGCGCGAGAAGCGCGAGCGGGGCGGACGCCGCGAGAAGAAGGCCGAAGTGCCCGCGCCGCGCGAGGCGAAGCGCGAGGAGCGCGACCGTCGCCCGCGCCGCGACGACCGCCGTCGCGACCCCATCGACGACGAGCCCGACGACGGCTGGAACGGCCCGGTGCCGGGCTTCCTGAGCGTCAGCCTGGGCTAA
- a CDS encoding Phospholipase D (PFAM: phospholipase D/Transphosphatidylase), with protein MMSSGMFAKGENCWRIERASRAAVIVDAADYFRTARDAMLRAREQILLVGWDVDPRILLDPDLPAGGDGEEPPNCLAQFIPWLVRRRPDLRINLLIWNMGFLKMLTRGLSIFTIIRWRMTRNVSIRFDSSHPIGATHHQKILVIDDSVALCGGIDMTEDRWDTPLHLDGDPRRHRPNGKPYMPWHDTAGMIEGPAAAALGDLARDRWKHATGHDLPVPAPHGGIWPEQVEPLFHDRPVAIARTHPKSEGAAEVREIEQLYVDMIAAAKRFIYADNQYFASRRVAEAIARRLTERHPPEIVIVNPISADGWLQEAAMGSARAELFFALAEIDRDDHFQIYTPVTAGRKPIYVHSKLLIVDDRILRVGSSNMNNRSMGLDSECDIALESEAPDAPDPAIRRLRELLMAEHLGATPDAVRDAFDRTGSLIATVECLIGPAKSLLPFEPHEWSDATLAIGASSLLDPESVDERFEPLSNRGLFRGFLRRGTRQLFDTIREKRRARRERNRGRWRRKFRKLWNAARQLDD; from the coding sequence ATGATGTCGAGCGGGATGTTCGCGAAGGGCGAGAATTGCTGGCGGATCGAGCGGGCCTCGCGGGCCGCGGTGATCGTCGACGCCGCCGACTATTTCCGCACCGCGCGCGACGCGATGCTCCGCGCGCGCGAGCAGATATTGCTGGTCGGCTGGGACGTCGATCCGCGCATCCTGCTCGATCCCGACCTCCCCGCCGGCGGGGACGGCGAGGAGCCGCCCAATTGCCTGGCGCAGTTCATCCCCTGGCTCGTCCGGCGCCGGCCCGATCTGCGGATCAACCTGCTGATCTGGAACATGGGCTTCCTGAAGATGCTGACGCGCGGGCTGTCGATCTTCACCATCATCCGCTGGCGGATGACCCGCAACGTCTCGATCCGCTTCGACAGCAGCCACCCGATCGGCGCGACCCATCACCAGAAGATCCTCGTGATCGACGATTCGGTGGCGCTGTGCGGCGGCATCGACATGACCGAGGACCGCTGGGACACGCCGCTGCACCTCGACGGCGATCCGCGCCGCCACCGGCCGAACGGCAAGCCCTATATGCCGTGGCACGACACCGCCGGGATGATCGAGGGGCCCGCCGCCGCCGCGCTGGGCGACCTCGCCCGCGACCGCTGGAAACATGCCACCGGCCACGACCTGCCCGTGCCGGCCCCGCATGGCGGGATTTGGCCCGAGCAGGTCGAGCCGCTGTTCCACGACCGGCCGGTCGCCATCGCCCGCACCCATCCGAAGAGCGAGGGCGCCGCCGAGGTCCGCGAGATCGAGCAGCTCTATGTCGACATGATCGCGGCGGCGAAGCGCTTCATCTATGCCGATAACCAGTATTTCGCGTCGCGCCGTGTCGCCGAGGCGATCGCCCGGCGGCTGACCGAGCGCCATCCGCCCGAGATCGTCATCGTCAACCCGATCAGCGCCGACGGCTGGCTGCAGGAAGCGGCGATGGGCAGCGCGCGGGCCGAGCTGTTCTTCGCGCTGGCGGAGATCGACCGCGACGACCATTTCCAGATCTACACCCCCGTCACCGCCGGCCGGAAGCCGATCTACGTCCATTCGAAGCTGCTGATCGTCGACGACCGCATCCTCAGGGTCGGGTCGTCGAACATGAACAACCGGTCGATGGGGCTCGACAGCGAATGCGACATCGCCCTCGAAAGCGAGGCGCCCGACGCCCCCGATCCGGCGATCCGGCGGCTGCGGGAATTGCTGATGGCCGAGCATCTGGGCGCCACGCCCGATGCGGTGCGCGACGCCTTCGACCGCACCGGATCGCTGATCGCGACGGTCGAATGCCTGATCGGCCCGGCCAAGTCGCTCCTCCCCTTCGAGCCGCACGAATGGAGCGACGCGACGCTGGCGATCGGCGCGAGCAGCCTGCTCGACCCGGAATCGGTCGACGAGCGGTTCGAGCCGCTGTCGAACCGCGGCCTGTTCCGCGGCTTCCTGCGGCGCGGCACCCGGCAGCTGTTCGACACGATCCGCGAGAAGCGCCGCGCCCGGCGCGAACGCAATCGCGGCCGCTGGCGGCGCAAGTTCCGCAAGCTGTGGAACGCCGCCCGCCAGCTCGACGATTGA
- a CDS encoding Xylose isomerase domain protein TIM barrel (PFAM: Xylose isomerase domain protein TIM barrel): MNGPGIDFLTVFALPPVAFVELAADLGAPSISLILEPLDYDPEGHAPYSLRTDRALRRDLVAVARDRGVTLALGEGLVVRPDRDVRDLYADDIAIMAELGVRCINILSFDPDTARTFDQYALLAEMAGAAGIDSAIEFSRGRPSTPDLPTALAAWRHVGRPDCRILLDTMHLVRSGGTPADVAALAPGTIGYVQLCDVPLAPAHPVYFEEAAFSRLPPGEGELPLFDILMALRDDPVVSVEVPMRAAAEAGVGPRERAERALAPARALIDRVAAARATA; the protein is encoded by the coding sequence GTGAACGGTCCCGGCATAGACTTCCTCACCGTGTTCGCGCTGCCGCCGGTGGCGTTCGTCGAGCTCGCGGCGGACCTCGGCGCGCCGTCCATCTCGCTGATCCTCGAACCGCTCGACTATGATCCCGAAGGCCATGCGCCCTATTCGCTGCGCACCGATCGCGCGCTCCGGCGCGATCTGGTCGCCGTGGCGCGGGATCGCGGGGTGACGCTCGCGCTCGGCGAAGGGCTGGTCGTCCGCCCCGACCGCGACGTGCGCGACCTCTATGCCGACGACATCGCGATCATGGCGGAACTGGGGGTGCGCTGCATCAACATCCTCAGCTTCGATCCCGACACGGCGCGGACCTTCGACCAATATGCCCTGCTGGCCGAGATGGCGGGCGCGGCCGGCATCGACAGCGCCATCGAATTCTCGCGCGGGCGCCCCAGCACCCCCGACCTGCCGACCGCGCTCGCGGCGTGGCGGCATGTCGGCCGGCCCGATTGCCGGATCCTGCTCGATACGATGCACCTGGTCCGATCGGGCGGAACGCCCGCCGACGTCGCCGCGCTGGCGCCGGGGACGATCGGCTATGTGCAGCTCTGCGACGTGCCGCTCGCGCCGGCCCATCCCGTCTATTTCGAGGAAGCGGCCTTCTCGCGCCTCCCGCCGGGCGAAGGCGAGCTGCCCCTGTTCGATATCCTGATGGCGCTGCGCGACGATCCGGTGGTCAGCGTCGAGGTGCCGATGCGCGCGGCGGCCGAAGCGGGCGTCGGCCCGCGCGAGCGCGCCGAAAGGGCGCTGGCCCCTGCCCGCGCGCTGATCGACCGTGTCGCGGCGGCGCGCGCTACGGCCTGA
- a CDS encoding N-formylglutamate amidohydrolase (PFAM: N-formylglutamate amidohydrolase), whose amino-acid sequence MVSEPAFSILGPATPRSPVLLAVPHAGRAYPAEVVARARVPMERLRALEDRHAERLVAQAVDAGATAIVAHVARAAIDLNRDPREIDPAMIEGKLDTDGLLATGKVRAGLGLFPRRLPSCGELWRARMPAEDAARWIAEVHEPYHRAIAERIEATRALFGAAVLIDCHSMPPLPVRQAGGPVRIVIGDRFGAGAAGAVVDLVLAVIDGVGLRAARNHPYAGGYTIDRHGRPRRQVHAIQIEYDRSLYLDAALDMPTARIDDCGRLLAAIVAELGTLLSPDLPIAAE is encoded by the coding sequence ATGGTCTCCGAACCCGCCTTCTCGATCCTCGGTCCCGCGACGCCGCGCTCGCCGGTGCTGCTGGCGGTGCCGCATGCCGGGCGTGCCTATCCCGCCGAGGTGGTGGCGCGGGCGCGGGTGCCGATGGAGCGGCTGCGCGCGCTGGAGGACCGTCACGCCGAGCGGCTCGTCGCCCAGGCGGTCGACGCCGGCGCGACCGCGATCGTCGCGCATGTCGCGCGCGCCGCGATCGACCTCAACCGCGACCCGCGCGAGATCGATCCGGCGATGATCGAGGGGAAGCTCGACACCGACGGGCTGCTGGCGACCGGCAAGGTCCGCGCCGGGCTCGGCCTGTTCCCGCGCCGCCTGCCGTCCTGCGGCGAGCTGTGGCGGGCGCGGATGCCGGCGGAGGATGCGGCGCGGTGGATCGCCGAGGTCCACGAGCCCTATCATCGCGCGATCGCCGAACGGATCGAGGCGACCCGCGCGCTGTTCGGCGCGGCGGTGCTGATCGATTGCCATTCGATGCCGCCGCTGCCGGTGCGGCAGGCGGGCGGGCCGGTACGGATCGTGATCGGCGACCGCTTCGGCGCGGGCGCGGCGGGGGCGGTGGTCGACCTCGTCCTGGCGGTGATCGACGGGGTGGGGCTGCGCGCGGCGCGCAACCATCCCTATGCCGGCGGCTATACGATCGACCGCCACGGTCGGCCGCGGCGGCAGGTCCACGCGATCCAGATCGAATATGACCGGTCGCTCTATCTCGACGCGGCGCTCGACATGCCGACCGCGCGGATCGACGACTGCGGACGGCTGCTCGCGGCGATCGTCGCCGAACTGGGGACGCTGCTCAGCCCCGACCTGCCGATCGCGGCCGAATAG
- a CDS encoding FAD linked oxidase domain protein (PFAM: FAD linked oxidase domain protein), which yields MEPAGRRTGWQIARRLHYAARMSRPHAPDPLLLDRLGALLGPQGFVTDPDLVTPWLTDWRDRYRGETPALLAPCSTAQVVEVVRLAAGARVALVPQGGNTGTVGGATPPADGSALLLSLRRMNRIRAISAEDNAVIAEAGVILSDLHDAAAAIGRRFPLSLAAKGSATIGGLVSTNAGGTQVLRFGPMRALVLGIEAVLPDGSLFDGLATLRKDNRGYDLRQLLTGAEGTLGVVTAAALRLVPAVAARAVAWVGVPDPRAALALLRRLEERTGEAVESFELVPDNALALVLRNIGGARAPLSEPCPWNVLVEAVGTAGGPDPRDALEQTLAAAIEDGLVVDATLAANEAQAEALWALRESISEAEKIDGPSLKHDISVPVSEMPAFLEREREQIEARYPGSRIIAFGHLGDGNIHFNLLPPEDAPRRPWIAEHGAAASALVHDRVAAVGGSLSAEHGIGQAKLDEFARLTDPVRLNALRAIKRAIDPLGIMNPGKLVPLASGGEDQ from the coding sequence ATGGAACCGGCCGGCCGCCGGACGGGCTGGCAAATCGCGCGACGCCTGCATTATGCTGCGCGCATGTCCCGTCCCCATGCCCCCGATCCGTTGCTGCTCGACCGTCTCGGCGCCCTGCTGGGGCCGCAGGGCTTCGTCACCGATCCCGATCTGGTGACCCCCTGGCTTACCGACTGGCGCGACCGCTATCGCGGCGAGACCCCCGCCCTGCTCGCGCCCTGCTCGACCGCGCAGGTCGTCGAGGTCGTCCGCCTCGCCGCCGGGGCGCGGGTCGCGCTGGTGCCGCAGGGCGGCAATACCGGCACCGTCGGCGGGGCGACTCCGCCGGCCGACGGGTCGGCGCTGCTGCTGTCGCTGCGGCGGATGAACCGCATCCGCGCGATCTCGGCCGAGGACAATGCCGTGATCGCCGAGGCCGGCGTGATCCTGTCCGACCTGCACGATGCCGCCGCCGCGATCGGCCGGCGCTTCCCGCTGTCGCTCGCCGCCAAGGGATCGGCGACGATCGGCGGGCTGGTCTCGACCAATGCCGGCGGCACCCAGGTGCTGCGCTTCGGGCCGATGCGCGCGCTGGTGCTGGGGATCGAGGCGGTGCTGCCCGACGGATCGCTGTTCGACGGCCTCGCCACGCTGCGCAAGGACAATCGCGGCTATGACCTGCGCCAGTTGCTGACCGGCGCCGAGGGGACGCTCGGCGTCGTCACCGCCGCGGCGCTGCGGCTGGTGCCGGCCGTCGCCGCGCGCGCGGTCGCCTGGGTCGGGGTGCCCGATCCGCGAGCGGCGCTGGCGCTGCTCCGCCGGCTCGAGGAACGGACCGGCGAGGCGGTCGAGAGCTTCGAGCTGGTGCCCGACAACGCGCTCGCGCTGGTCCTTCGCAACATCGGCGGCGCGCGCGCGCCGCTGTCCGAACCCTGCCCGTGGAACGTGCTGGTCGAGGCGGTGGGGACGGCCGGCGGGCCCGATCCGCGCGACGCGCTCGAACAGACCCTCGCCGCCGCGATCGAGGACGGGCTGGTCGTCGACGCGACGCTCGCGGCGAACGAGGCGCAGGCCGAGGCGCTGTGGGCGCTGCGCGAATCGATCTCGGAGGCCGAGAAGATCGACGGCCCCTCGCTCAAGCACGACATATCGGTGCCGGTGTCGGAGATGCCCGCCTTCCTCGAGCGCGAGCGCGAGCAGATCGAGGCGCGCTATCCGGGGTCGCGGATCATCGCCTTCGGCCATCTCGGCGACGGCAACATCCACTTCAACCTGCTGCCGCCCGAGGACGCCCCGCGCCGCCCCTGGATCGCCGAGCATGGCGCGGCGGCGAGCGCGCTCGTCCACGACCGGGTCGCCGCGGTCGGCGGGTCGCTGTCGGCCGAGCACGGCATCGGCCAGGCCAAGCTCGACGAGTTCGCGCGGCTGACCGATCCGGTTCGCCTCAACGCCCTCCGCGCGATCAAGCGGGCGATCGATCCGCTGGGCATCATGAACCCCGGAAAGCTTGTTCCGCTTGCTTCCGGCGGCGAGGACCAATAG
- a CDS encoding peptidase M20 (PFAM: peptidase M20; peptidase dimerisation domain protein) produces MRRSRTLPIALLAGAILPLAAQPVHGAAPTPVDPAQHGQMLDIWKKMIAIPTVHGRGQTRAMADYIAGLLKQGGFAAEDIVIEGDGDDISLAARYRGTGKGKPILLSGHMDVVEARPSDWTRDPFVPVEENGFVYGRGALDMKFGDAVLVSTLLKLKAEGFKPSRDILLLLSGDEETAMATTARLAERYGGDAELLLNADGGGGMLDDQGKPVAFYVQGGEKTYADIEISVTDPGGHSSRPGATNAIATLAQAIDRIAAYKFPAQVNEITRAYFKATGKQVGGTIGAAMLRFADDPNDAAAVATLRAEPEYVGITGTTCVPTMLSGGHALNALPQKATVSVNCRIFPGVPIDSVRDTLAKVIDNPKATVTILDHPLGSDASPLRPDLMKAVRKGIDQSFPGLPIVPQMAAGATDSLYFRAKGVPSYGVLGMFLNPADDFSHGLNERAPVASIDPALRLMRTLIVDLSK; encoded by the coding sequence ATGCGCCGTTCCCGAACCCTGCCGATCGCCCTGCTCGCGGGCGCCATCCTTCCCCTCGCCGCCCAGCCCGTTCATGGCGCCGCGCCGACCCCGGTCGATCCCGCGCAGCACGGCCAGATGCTCGACATCTGGAAGAAGATGATCGCGATCCCGACCGTCCATGGCCGGGGCCAGACCCGGGCGATGGCCGACTATATCGCCGGCCTGCTCAAGCAGGGCGGCTTCGCGGCCGAGGATATCGTGATCGAGGGCGACGGCGACGACATCTCGCTCGCCGCCCGCTATCGCGGCACCGGCAAGGGCAAGCCGATCCTGCTGTCGGGCCACATGGACGTGGTCGAGGCGCGGCCGTCCGACTGGACCCGCGATCCCTTCGTCCCGGTCGAGGAGAACGGCTTCGTCTACGGGCGCGGGGCGCTCGACATGAAGTTCGGCGACGCGGTGCTGGTCTCCACCCTGCTCAAGCTCAAGGCCGAGGGGTTCAAGCCGTCGCGCGACATCCTGCTGCTGCTGTCGGGCGACGAGGAGACCGCGATGGCGACGACCGCGCGGCTGGCCGAACGCTATGGCGGCGATGCCGAGCTGCTGCTCAACGCCGACGGCGGCGGCGGCATGCTCGACGACCAGGGCAAGCCGGTCGCCTTCTACGTCCAGGGCGGCGAGAAGACCTATGCCGACATCGAGATCAGCGTGACCGACCCCGGCGGCCATTCGAGCCGGCCGGGCGCCACCAATGCGATCGCCACCCTCGCCCAGGCGATCGACCGCATCGCCGCCTATAAATTCCCCGCCCAGGTCAACGAGATCACCCGCGCCTATTTCAAGGCGACCGGCAAGCAGGTCGGCGGCACGATCGGCGCGGCGATGCTGCGCTTCGCCGACGATCCCAACGACGCGGCGGCGGTCGCGACGCTGCGCGCCGAGCCCGAATATGTCGGCATCACCGGCACGACCTGCGTGCCCACCATGCTGTCGGGCGGCCATGCGCTCAACGCGCTGCCCCAGAAGGCGACGGTGTCGGTCAACTGCCGCATCTTCCCCGGCGTCCCGATCGACAGCGTCCGCGACACGCTGGCCAAGGTGATCGACAATCCCAAGGCGACGGTCACCATCCTCGACCATCCGCTGGGCAGCGACGCCTCGCCGCTCCGCCCCGACCTGATGAAGGCGGTGCGCAAGGGGATCGACCAGAGCTTCCCCGGCCTGCCGATCGTGCCGCAGATGGCGGCGGGCGCCACCGACAGCCTCTATTTCCGCGCGAAGGGCGTGCCGAGCTACGGCGTGCTCGGCATGTTCCTCAACCCCGCCGACGACTTCTCGCACGGCCTGAACGAGCGCGCGCCGGTGGCGAGCATCGATCCGGCGCTGCGGCTGATGCGGACGCTGATCGTCGACCTGTCGAAATAG
- a CDS encoding SapC family protein (PFAM: SapC family protein) — protein sequence MASAPANALPLFYNDLQPLSSQLHATWKAKTMESAEFFGKAHAVPLTVEEFIPAQRHYPIVFSVGPDPVPLALFGLNEGVNVFTDEQGQPTRDLYVPAYVRRYPFMLARLRPDSEDLSLCFDSTAGLLGEFEEGSPLFEGEEPSEAIRNTLAFCEQFEQAGMRTGMFMQELIQNKLLIDGEVTIEPDGGGQPFVYRGFQIISEDKLKELRGDVLRKMVQSGLLPLIYAHLFSLSLIRDVFSLQMQQGKAPAPAPAVPA from the coding sequence ATGGCGAGCGCCCCGGCCAACGCCCTGCCCCTCTTCTATAACGATCTGCAGCCCCTTTCGAGCCAGCTCCACGCCACCTGGAAGGCGAAGACGATGGAGAGCGCCGAGTTCTTCGGCAAGGCGCATGCGGTGCCGCTGACCGTCGAGGAGTTCATCCCCGCGCAGCGCCATTATCCGATCGTCTTCTCGGTCGGCCCCGATCCGGTGCCGCTGGCGCTGTTCGGCCTGAACGAGGGCGTCAACGTCTTCACCGACGAGCAGGGCCAGCCGACCCGCGACCTCTATGTCCCGGCCTATGTCCGCCGCTATCCGTTCATGCTGGCGCGGCTGCGGCCCGACAGCGAGGACCTGTCGCTGTGCTTCGACAGCACCGCCGGCCTGCTGGGCGAGTTCGAAGAGGGTTCCCCGCTGTTCGAGGGCGAGGAGCCGTCGGAGGCGATCAGGAACACCCTCGCCTTCTGCGAGCAGTTCGAGCAGGCGGGGATGCGCACCGGCATGTTCATGCAGGAGCTGATCCAGAACAAGCTGCTGATCGACGGCGAAGTGACGATCGAGCCCGACGGCGGCGGCCAGCCCTTCGTCTATCGCGGCTTCCAGATCATATCGGAGGACAAGCTCAAGGAGCTGCGCGGCGACGTGCTGCGCAAGATGGTCCAGAGCGGCCTGCTGCCGCTGATCTATGCCCACCTCTTCTCGCTGTCGCTGATTCGCGACGTCTTCTCGCTGCAGATGCAGCAGGGCAAGGCCCCCGCGCCTGCCCCGGCGGTCCCGGCCTGA
- a CDS encoding queuine tRNA-ribosyltransferase (TIGRFAM: tRNA-guanine transglycosylase, various specificities; queuine tRNA-ribosyltransferase~PFAM: Queuine/other tRNA-ribosyltransferase): MDRPCRRARRSASPRARALPGPWQCGAAPLWPAAMTAPRFHFSIAATDGKARTGTIRMQRGDIRTPAFMPVGTAATVKAMKPADVRATGADIILGNTYHLMLRPGAERVARLGGLHRFMRWDRPILTDSGGYQVMSLSALTRRSEEGVSFKSHLDGSAHMLSPERSIEIQRLLGSDIVMAFDELVPTTTTMQQQAEAMERSMRWAKRSRDAFDAGGEHAQRAALFGIQQGALDERLRKASADALLAIGFDGYAVGGLAVGEGQEAMFATLDFAPGQLDPAKPRYLMGVGKPDDIVGAVERGIDMFDCVLPTRSGRNGQAFTRRGPINLRNARFGEDERPLDESCACPVCGQFSRAYIHHLIRAGEILGAMLMTEHNLSFYQALMADLRAAIAAGTLSAFAADFRAAYHGGGAGD; this comes from the coding sequence ATGGATCGCCCGTGCCGCAGGGCGCGACGCAGCGCAAGTCCCCGGGCGCGAGCCTTGCCGGGACCTTGGCAGTGCGGGGCCGCGCCTCTATGGCCTGCGGCCATGACGGCACCCCGCTTCCACTTCTCGATCGCCGCGACCGACGGCAAGGCCCGCACCGGCACGATCCGCATGCAGCGCGGCGACATCCGCACCCCGGCGTTCATGCCGGTCGGCACCGCCGCGACGGTCAAGGCGATGAAGCCCGCCGACGTCCGCGCGACCGGCGCCGACATCATCCTCGGCAACACCTATCACCTGATGCTGCGGCCGGGCGCCGAGCGCGTCGCCCGGCTCGGCGGCCTGCACCGCTTCATGCGCTGGGACCGGCCGATCCTGACCGACAGCGGCGGCTATCAGGTGATGAGCCTGTCGGCGCTGACCCGGCGGAGCGAGGAGGGGGTGTCGTTCAAGAGCCATCTCGACGGCTCGGCGCACATGCTGAGCCCCGAACGGTCGATCGAGATCCAGCGGCTGCTCGGCTCCGACATCGTCATGGCGTTCGACGAGCTGGTGCCGACCACGACCACCATGCAGCAGCAGGCCGAGGCGATGGAGCGATCGATGCGCTGGGCGAAGCGTTCGCGCGACGCGTTCGACGCGGGCGGCGAGCATGCCCAGCGGGCGGCGCTGTTCGGCATCCAGCAGGGCGCGCTCGACGAGAGGCTGCGCAAGGCCTCGGCCGACGCGCTGCTCGCCATCGGCTTCGACGGCTATGCGGTCGGCGGCCTGGCGGTGGGCGAGGGGCAGGAGGCGATGTTCGCCACGCTCGACTTCGCGCCGGGCCAGCTCGATCCCGCGAAGCCCCGCTACCTGATGGGCGTCGGCAAGCCCGACGACATCGTCGGCGCGGTCGAGCGCGGCATCGACATGTTCGACTGCGTGCTGCCGACCCGATCGGGCCGCAACGGCCAGGCCTTCACCCGCCGGGGCCCGATCAACCTGCGCAACGCGCGGTTCGGCGAGGACGAACGGCCGCTCGACGAGAGCTGCGCCTGTCCGGTCTGCGGCCAGTTCAGCCGCGCCTATATCCACCACCTGATCCGCGCCGGCGAGATCCTCGGCGCGATGCTGATGACCGAGCATAATCTCAGCTTCTACCAGGCGCTGATGGCCGACCTGCGCGCCGCGATCGCGGCCGGCACGCTGTCCGCCTTCGCCGCCGATTTCCGCGCGGCCTATCATGGCGGCGGCGCGGGGGACTGA
- a CDS encoding response regulator receiver protein (PFAM: response regulator receiver) codes for MIRILLAEDDDSMREYLARALERSGYAVTSVDRGTAALPLIEANGFDLLLTDIVMPEMDGIELAQRANVIAPNMRVMFITGFAAVTLKSGATPPDAKILSKPFHLRDLVLEVDRMFQVGSASGL; via the coding sequence ATGATCCGTATATTGCTGGCCGAAGATGACGATTCGATGCGCGAATATCTGGCGCGCGCGCTCGAACGATCCGGTTATGCCGTCACCAGCGTCGATCGCGGCACCGCCGCGCTGCCGCTGATCGAGGCGAACGGCTTCGACCTGCTGCTGACCGACATCGTCATGCCGGAGATGGACGGGATCGAGCTGGCGCAACGCGCCAACGTCATCGCCCCCAACATGCGCGTCATGTTCATCACCGGCTTCGCGGCGGTCACGCTGAAGTCGGGCGCGACGCCGCCCGACGCCAAGATATTGTCCAAGCCCTTCCACCTGCGCGACCTGGTCCTCGAGGTCGATCGCATGTTCCAGGTGGGCAGCGCTTCGGGCCTTTGA